The Halomicrobium zhouii region CGGACACCGAGACGGGCTTGAATTTCGGCGTCTCCTCGCTGGCGAACTCGACGACGTCCGTGACCAGCTTCAGGGAGGGTTCTGGAGGTACGACCCACTCCTTCTGCGCGATGAACTCCTTGAACATGTCGTTCTGGAGGGTACCCCGCAACTCCTCGCGCGGGACCCCTCGCTCGTCGGCCAGCGCGACGTACATCGCGAATATGAGGGGCGCGCTCGGGTTGATGGTGAAACTCGTCGAGACGTCGGCCAGGTCGATGCCGTCGAACAGAATTTCCATGTCGCGCAAGGTGTCGACGGCGACGCCCTCCCGACCGACTTCGCCCTCGGCCATCGCGTCGTCGGAGTCGATACCCATCAGCGTCGGCATGTCGAACGCCGTCGAGAGGCCGGTCTGGCCCTCGTCGACGAGGTAGTGGAAGCGCTCGTTGGTCTCGCTGGCCGTCCCGAAGCCCGCGAACTGGCGCATCGTCCACGGCCGCCCGCGGTACATCGTCGGGTAGACGCCCCGGGTGTAGGGTTCCTCGCCGGGAAACCCCAGATCCTCGACGTAGTCGAGGTCGGCGACGTCCAGCGGCGTGTACAGGCGGTCGACCTCGAGGTTCGACACCGTGGCGAATCGCCGTCGCCGTTCGCCGTAGTTCTCCAGGACCGGCCCGAGCGTGTCGTCCGTCCAGTCCTCGCGGGCCTCGCGAATCGCGGCGAGGTCCTCCTCGTCGAACATACCCTGCTAGTTGGTAGCTAACGACAATAAGGCTCCCGGGGACCGACCGCTCCTTACTCCGGGTCTTCCTGCAGTCGCTTGGTCGTCTCGACCAGCGGGTGGGCCCCGTAGTCGACTACTTCGATGTCCTCGATAGAGCTCAGGTCGGACTTCTCGGCGGTGCGGGCCATCCCCAGGTCGACCGGCTGGTCGAGGACGATGACGTAGGCGTCCATCGTGTCGACGCCGATACGTTCGGCGGCTTTCACCCGGTGGTGGCCGTCGGCCAGGAGGAGCGTCGGCTGTTGCTCGTCACCGGCGCTCCCTCCGAAGTCCTCGACAGTGGACTGGGAGGGCGAGCGACCGCCGCCGTTGTCGATGACGACGAGCGGTTCGGCCAGGCCCCGCCGGAGTTCGTAGATCCGTCCCTCCAGTTCGTCCGCGTAGACAGTGTCCTGGGTCGGCGTCAGGTCGGCCAGGTCGACCTCGCGGCGCTCCTCGCGCGCGGTCACGTCGTGGATGCTCTCCAGCGTCCGGGTGAGTTTGTCCACCTTGCTCGGGGTCGCGCGCTCGATCTGCGAGCGGATGACGTCGGCGTTGGAGATGATGCCGACGAGGTGGCCGGCGTCGTCGACGACTGGCAGCTTCTGGATGCCGGAGCGGAGGATGACGCGCGCGGCGTCCTGGACTGCCATCTCCGGGTGGGCGACGAGGATTTCGTCGCTCATCACCCGGAACATGGGCTCGTGGTCGTCGGCCAGCAGCAGGTCGCGGGCGCTGACGAATCCCTCGACGCGGCGGCCGTCGGTGACGGGGAACCCGCTGTGGTCGTCGCTCTCGTCGATGCGACGGGCGACGTCGGCGACCGTGTCGTCGAGCGACACCGTCGACACCTCCTGGGTCATGTACTCGCGGACGCGCGGCTTGCCCTCCTCGGCCATTAGCGAGGATCAGACGCCGCCGGAGGAAAAAGACCCCGTTCGGCGTCGGGCCGGACCGGGGCCGCGACTCACACGGACGGGTGTAATTCGTTCCCGATACGTCTCGAACGCTGGACCGTTTCACACTCAGCGACCGCCTGACGTGGGCCGTCTCCCGGAAATAGTTACACCCGTCCGTCTCACTCTTCGGTGACCTCCTCGAGGGACTCCCGGTCACTCTCGAACGTCTCGGGACCGTACACGGACGTCAGCAGGCGGTCGGAGTTGCCCTGGAGCGTCTCGAGGAAGCGGTCGTCGACGACGGCACGGACGACTTCGTGGAGCGACTCGTCGCGGTCTTCGATAGTGTCGAGGACCCCCAGTGTGATCTGCGCGCCGGCCATGTCGGCGTGGCCGCCGGCGCTCCCGATCTGGCCGAAGGCGTCCCGGAGCGTCTCGCCCAGGTCGATGTCCGTCCCGCGGGCGCGTGCCGAGACGTAGATGGTGCCGTCCTGGACGCCGTAGACGAGCGTCGCGTTGACGTCTTCCAGCGTGAGCAGCCTGTCGGCGGCCTGGGCGAGCGCGTCCCGGTCAGAGAGTTCGCCGACGCAACTCAGCAGGACCGAGCCTTCCTCCCGGCGGTTCTGGATCGCACGGCCGACAGTCTGGAGCGTCTCGGCGGTGATGCTGGGTTGTTCGATGCGCTGGAGTGCCTCCATGTCGGCGTGTGGGAGGAGAAACGCGGCGGCCTCGAAGTCGTCCGGCGAGACCTCCCGGCGGAACTCCTTCGTGTCGACGCGGATGCCGAACAGGAGCCCGGTCGCGACGGTCTGGTCGACGTCACCACCGAGGCGGCGGACGTAGTCGACCAGGAGCGTGCTCGTCGCGCCGACGTCGCTCCGCAGGTCGACGAACCGCGCCTCGATGGGCGCCCGGGGCGGGTGGTGGTCGATGACGACGTCGATCTCCGTCTCATGGGGGAGCTGGTCGTTGACGCCGGGCCGGGAGTGGTCGACCAGGGCGAAGCCGTCGTACTCAGACAGGTCCGATTCGTCGTCGAGATTGTGGAGGTCGAACTCCAGCAGGTTCACGAACGCCCGGTTCTCCTGGTGGGATATCTCGCCGTAGTAGCAGACGTCCGTCTCACAGCCCACCGCCTCGGCGATGCGTGCGAGCGTGACGGCGCTGGCGATGGCGTCGGGGTCCGGGTTGTCGTGGGTCACGACCGCCAGCCGGCCGTCGACGTCGCGCAACACCCGCTGGAGCTGGCGCACCTGCAGCCCGCCGTCACCGATGGAGTGGGACAGCTCCTCGGCGACGACGTTGCCGGGGTCGACGACCTGGTCTGCGACGGTCGCGAGCGCCGCACTGGTCTCCGGTGTCGGGTTCCGCCCGGCGTATGCCAGGACCATCGACTCCGGGAACACCGTGTCGACCGCCCTGGCGGCCCGCAGGTTGGTCTCGCCGTCCTCGGCGGTGATAAGAACCGAGTCGGGGTCGGCGCCGAGGTCGCGGAGGGTCTCCCGGTCGCTCGGGTCACCCGGAACGACTCGAATCCCGCCCGACCGGAGCGTGTCCACCCGGTGCTCGTCGTCCGTCACGACGAGCAGGTCCCCACGCTGGTCTTCGAGCGCGGAGAGCAGCCTCCTGCCGAGGGGACCGGTCCCCAGCACCAGGCGAGAAGTCATGGAGAGTGTTCGGCCTTCGAGCGTCTAAAAGGCACGCATCGACGTCCGGGAGAGGTCGGACGAGTCGGATCTGGCGGTCACTTCAGTCGCTCCTGGAGGAAGGAGGGATGGGCCGCGGTGACCCCTTCGACGCCGAGGATGGACTCCTCGATGACGTCACCGACGGCGCCGCCGTCGGCCGCGCGCACCTCGGCCATCAGCATGTGGTCGCCGCTGGAGGTGTACAGCGACTCCACCTCGTCCAGCTCGGCGAGTTCGCGGGTCGACTCGACGTAACAGTCGCTCGCGACGTCGATGCCGACGAGCGCGATCGTCTGGCTCGCGAGCTTCTTCGGGTCGACGTCGGCGGAGTAGCCGACGATGACGCCTTCCTCTTCGAGTTTCTGGATGTACTTTCGAACCG contains the following coding sequences:
- a CDS encoding CBS pair associated ParBc domain-containing protein, which codes for MAEEGKPRVREYMTQEVSTVSLDDTVADVARRIDESDDHSGFPVTDGRRVEGFVSARDLLLADDHEPMFRVMSDEILVAHPEMAVQDAARVILRSGIQKLPVVDDAGHLVGIISNADVIRSQIERATPSKVDKLTRTLESIHDVTAREERREVDLADLTPTQDTVYADELEGRIYELRRGLAEPLVVIDNGGGRSPSQSTVEDFGGSAGDEQQPTLLLADGHHRVKAAERIGVDTMDAYVIVLDQPVDLGMARTAEKSDLSSIEDIEVVDYGAHPLVETTKRLQEDPE
- a CDS encoding DHH family phosphoesterase; the protein is MTSRLVLGTGPLGRRLLSALEDQRGDLLVVTDDEHRVDTLRSGGIRVVPGDPSDRETLRDLGADPDSVLITAEDGETNLRAARAVDTVFPESMVLAYAGRNPTPETSAALATVADQVVDPGNVVAEELSHSIGDGGLQVRQLQRVLRDVDGRLAVVTHDNPDPDAIASAVTLARIAEAVGCETDVCYYGEISHQENRAFVNLLEFDLHNLDDESDLSEYDGFALVDHSRPGVNDQLPHETEIDVVIDHHPPRAPIEARFVDLRSDVGATSTLLVDYVRRLGGDVDQTVATGLLFGIRVDTKEFRREVSPDDFEAAAFLLPHADMEALQRIEQPSITAETLQTVGRAIQNRREEGSVLLSCVGELSDRDALAQAADRLLTLEDVNATLVYGVQDGTIYVSARARGTDIDLGETLRDAFGQIGSAGGHADMAGAQITLGVLDTIEDRDESLHEVVRAVVDDRFLETLQGNSDRLLTSVYGPETFESDRESLEEVTEE
- the lrpA1 gene encoding HTH-type transcriptional regulator LrpA1, encoding MSAESTERRILSVLEEDAQASYAEIANRADVSKPTVRKYIQKLEEEGVIVGYSADVDPKKLASQTIALVGIDVASDCYVESTRELAELDEVESLYTSSGDHMLMAEVRAADGGAVGDVIEESILGVEGVTAAHPSFLQERLK